The following proteins come from a genomic window of Nostoc sp. ATCC 53789:
- a CDS encoding plasmid segregation centromere-binding protein ParR, which yields MFQWSKKVVKSVTFNPELADESLLAQVESYLEKQPDKTFSDLCKEALWQSLCVPESVQPAPQTAATTPIEQQIGELQRQVAGLEERFFAKGSNRLEAMEHHLLQLSQQVAQLALIVNDRSFIPSPSQLEVVNNTSYTVATPPQEVDPVISRLSQFLDDF from the coding sequence ATGTTCCAATGGTCAAAAAAGGTAGTTAAATCCGTCACGTTCAACCCAGAGCTTGCTGATGAAAGCTTGTTAGCGCAAGTAGAAAGTTATTTGGAAAAACAACCAGACAAGACTTTCAGCGACCTCTGTAAAGAAGCCTTGTGGCAATCTTTATGTGTACCGGAATCTGTACAACCTGCTCCACAAACAGCAGCAACAACACCGATTGAACAACAAATCGGTGAACTGCAACGTCAAGTGGCTGGACTTGAGGAACGTTTCTTTGCCAAGGGATCTAATCGTTTGGAGGCGATGGAACATCATCTACTGCAACTTTCTCAACAAGTTGCACAACTGGCGCTCATAGTCAATGATCGATCATTCATTCCGTCTCCAAGTCAATTAGAAGTAGTAAATAATACTTCTTATACTGTTGCTACCCCTCCTCAAGAGGTTGACCCCGTAATCAGTCGCCTTAGTCAGTTTCTCGATGATTTTTAA
- the queC gene encoding 7-cyano-7-deazaguanine synthase QueC: MKAVILLSGGLDSSTILYQAKADGCECHAISFDYQQRHRRELQSAFSVAKKAAIAKHQVVNFDLRQWGGSALTDDAIDLPQERSLDEMSQNIPVTYVPARNTIFLSFALGYAETIAAERVYIGVNALDYSGYPDCRPDYIQAMQEVFRLGTKQGREGQPINIVAPLINLKKTEIIQMGNQLGVPWELTWSCYAGDDVACGVCDSCRLRLAAFAELGLVDPLVYA, encoded by the coding sequence ATGAAAGCTGTAATTCTGTTATCTGGGGGATTGGACTCTTCCACAATTCTGTATCAAGCTAAGGCTGATGGCTGTGAATGTCATGCTATTTCCTTTGATTACCAGCAGCGACACCGACGAGAGTTACAGTCAGCCTTTAGTGTCGCTAAAAAGGCTGCGATCGCAAAACATCAGGTAGTGAATTTTGATTTACGGCAATGGGGCGGTTCTGCACTTACCGATGACGCGATTGATCTACCCCAGGAGCGATCGCTGGATGAAATGTCTCAAAATATTCCTGTGACTTATGTTCCGGCTCGTAATACGATTTTTTTAAGCTTTGCTCTTGGCTACGCCGAAACGATCGCGGCTGAACGTGTGTATATCGGTGTTAACGCCTTAGATTACTCAGGATATCCTGACTGTCGCCCCGACTATATCCAGGCAATGCAGGAAGTTTTTCGTCTGGGAACTAAACAAGGGCGTGAGGGACAGCCAATTAATATTGTTGCACCCCTAATCAACTTGAAAAAAACTGAAATCATCCAGATGGGCAACCAATTGGGAGTTCCTTGGGAACTAACTTGGTCTTGCTATGCCGGTGATGATGTCGCCTGCGGTGTATGTGATTCTTGTCGCTTGCGGTTGGCAGCTTTTGCCGAATTGGGACTCGTTGATCCACTGGTGTATGCTTAA
- a CDS encoding ParM/StbA family protein, which produces MTDQPSAANPMNSAAIPMNRQPLASTTPINAVNNNPPATTKSGGGSGKTILSVDLGRTSTKTCVSREPGSVVFVPANVKQMSIEQVRGGVFEARATDPLMDLWLEYQGNGYAVGQLAADFGANLGVGQSKVEAALVKVLASAGYFKLRDDISVVLGLPFLSLEQFEKEKAQLISQVGGPHVLNFRGESISLNVSKVWVMPEGYGSLLWSEAQPKKSPSSPDFTKISVAIVDIGHQTVDLLMVDNFRFARGASKSEDFGMNKFYELVSAEIEGADSQSLALISAVNKPRGERYYRPKGASKPTNLDDFLPNLTEMFSREICSRVLAWLPERVTDVILTGGGGEFFWDDVQRLLKEAKINAHLAAPSRQANALGQYIYGEAQLSSNRAARA; this is translated from the coding sequence ATGACAGACCAACCTTCCGCCGCTAACCCTATGAATAGTGCTGCTATACCCATGAATAGGCAGCCGTTAGCATCGACGACTCCCATAAATGCTGTTAATAATAATCCTCCCGCTACTACCAAGTCAGGCGGTGGTTCCGGGAAAACCATTCTCAGTGTTGATTTAGGTAGAACTTCCACAAAAACTTGTGTGAGTCGTGAACCCGGCAGCGTGGTATTCGTACCTGCCAACGTCAAGCAGATGTCAATAGAACAAGTACGCGGTGGTGTTTTTGAAGCCAGAGCTACTGACCCCTTAATGGATTTGTGGCTGGAGTATCAAGGAAATGGATATGCTGTTGGTCAACTAGCAGCAGATTTTGGGGCCAATCTAGGAGTCGGCCAATCTAAGGTAGAGGCTGCACTGGTAAAAGTGTTAGCAAGTGCTGGCTACTTCAAACTCAGAGACGATATCTCAGTTGTACTTGGTCTGCCTTTTCTTTCTTTAGAGCAATTTGAAAAGGAAAAAGCACAGTTGATTAGCCAAGTAGGTGGCCCTCATGTCTTGAACTTCCGAGGCGAATCTATATCGTTGAATGTAAGTAAGGTATGGGTAATGCCAGAGGGCTACGGTAGCCTGCTGTGGTCAGAAGCTCAACCGAAGAAAAGTCCTAGCAGTCCCGATTTTACAAAAATATCGGTAGCGATCGTTGATATTGGACATCAAACTGTCGATCTTTTGATGGTAGATAACTTCCGTTTTGCCAGAGGTGCTTCTAAGAGCGAAGACTTCGGTATGAATAAGTTTTATGAATTGGTGTCTGCCGAAATCGAGGGAGCAGATAGTCAATCTCTGGCGCTGATTTCTGCTGTTAACAAACCCAGAGGTGAACGCTATTACCGTCCTAAAGGCGCTAGCAAGCCCACCAACCTAGACGATTTTCTTCCCAACCTTACAGAGATGTTTTCGCGCGAAATCTGTAGCCGTGTGCTAGCCTGGTTGCCAGAACGCGTCACCGATGTCATTCTCACTGGTGGCGGTGGTGAGTTCTTCTGGGACGACGTTCAACGTCTACTCAAGGAAGCAAAGATTAATGCTCATTTAGCAGCACCTTCCCGTCAGGCGAATGCTTTGGGGCAGTATATTTATGGAGAGGCACAATTATCCTCCAATCGCGCTGCTAGGGCATAA
- a CDS encoding DedA family protein — MLEWITNTINYFGYWGIALLMFLENLFPPIPSELIMPLAGFTASPYQPGGAKLNIIGVFFAGLLGSVLGALIWYYPGKFLGETRLKAWADKYGKWLAISSKDITKAKEWFDRQGKKAVLIGRLVPGIRTLISVPAGISNMPLLPFLFYTTVGSAAWVGLLTYSGYILGSQYELVDKYLAPVSKIVLGGLVLAFVFWIFKRQLRRTRR; from the coding sequence ATGCTTGAATGGATAACTAACACTATCAACTATTTTGGCTATTGGGGAATCGCCCTACTAATGTTCCTAGAGAACCTTTTTCCCCCAATTCCTTCAGAATTGATTATGCCACTGGCTGGATTTACAGCAAGTCCATATCAACCAGGAGGGGCAAAGCTAAATATCATTGGTGTGTTTTTCGCAGGACTTTTGGGTTCTGTATTGGGCGCACTTATTTGGTACTATCCAGGTAAGTTTTTGGGTGAAACTCGTTTGAAAGCTTGGGCTGACAAGTATGGCAAATGGCTGGCTATATCCAGTAAAGATATTACCAAGGCCAAAGAGTGGTTTGACCGACAAGGTAAAAAAGCAGTATTAATTGGTCGTCTTGTACCAGGAATCCGCACCTTGATTTCTGTTCCCGCAGGGATCAGCAACATGCCCTTGCTACCATTTTTGTTTTACACAACAGTAGGTAGCGCGGCTTGGGTGGGTTTGCTAACATACTCTGGATACATACTGGGTAGTCAGTATGAACTTGTGGATAAGTACCTTGCTCCTGTATCCAAAATCGTACTTGGCGGTTTGGTTCTAGCATTTGTTTTCTGGATATTCAAGCGCCAGTTAAGACGTACTAGAAGATGA
- a CDS encoding hemolysin family protein has translation MEGVSFTRALAVSGFPNLIWTDVALRLLSVLLLIAINAFFVTAEFSMVSVRRSRIHQLVKAGDIPAIAVEMLQRSIDRLLSTTQLGITLSSLALGWIGESTIVVLVNAWLRSWPLPSGMTNFLAHSLSIPIAFFFIAYLQIVVGELCPKSLAMLYSEQLARFLGPSVKAIVRFFGPFIWILNQSTRFLLRIFGIQYTGQGWRPPVTPEELQLIISTEWGSTGLQRAERELLNNVFEFGDVMAQDVMIPRTSIITLPKDATFQTLLREMATTGYSRYPVIGESLDDVRGIVYFKDLAQPLAVGKLSLETQIQPWMRPARFVPEHTPLSELLPMMQQEKPAMVMVVNEFGGTVGLVTIKDVIAEIIGDASEPESSDDLLIQMLDEQKFLVQAQINLEDLNEVLHLNLPLTREYQTLGGFLLYQLQKIPAIGETFCYENLEFTVVSIVGPRLHQIQLRRLEEARGAGE, from the coding sequence ATGGAGGGCGTGAGTTTTACACGAGCTTTGGCAGTGAGTGGTTTTCCTAATTTGATTTGGACGGATGTGGCGCTGCGGTTGTTGTCAGTGCTACTACTGATTGCCATAAATGCTTTTTTTGTGACGGCGGAATTTTCGATGGTGAGCGTGCGGCGATCGCGTATTCACCAGCTAGTTAAGGCTGGGGATATTCCAGCGATCGCAGTGGAAATGCTACAACGTAGTATTGACCGACTACTATCTACCACTCAGTTAGGCATTACCCTTTCTAGTTTGGCGCTGGGATGGATTGGCGAAAGCACGATTGTTGTGCTGGTGAATGCCTGGTTAAGATCCTGGCCTTTACCTAGTGGGATGACTAACTTCCTCGCCCATTCCCTATCAATTCCCATCGCTTTTTTCTTTATTGCCTATTTGCAAATTGTGGTCGGAGAACTATGCCCCAAATCCTTAGCCATGCTGTACTCAGAACAGCTAGCGAGGTTTTTGGGACCTTCGGTAAAAGCGATCGTGCGTTTTTTTGGCCCCTTCATCTGGATTCTCAACCAATCAACTCGTTTTTTATTGCGGATTTTTGGCATCCAATACACAGGTCAAGGCTGGAGACCGCCTGTAACTCCTGAAGAATTGCAACTGATTATCTCTACAGAATGGGGATCTACTGGTTTACAGCGTGCGGAACGAGAACTGCTCAATAATGTCTTTGAGTTTGGGGATGTCATGGCCCAAGATGTGATGATCCCGCGCACCAGTATTATCACGCTGCCAAAAGATGCTACCTTCCAGACATTACTTAGAGAAATGGCTACTACTGGTTACTCACGCTACCCCGTGATTGGTGAATCTTTAGACGATGTTCGCGGCATTGTTTATTTTAAAGATTTGGCACAACCTTTAGCTGTGGGAAAGCTCAGTTTAGAGACACAGATCCAACCTTGGATGCGTCCTGCTCGGTTTGTTCCCGAACACACGCCCTTGAGTGAACTTTTGCCCATGATGCAGCAAGAGAAACCCGCTATGGTCATGGTAGTAAACGAATTTGGCGGTACTGTGGGACTCGTGACAATCAAAGATGTCATTGCCGAAATCATCGGCGATGCAAGCGAACCTGAAAGCAGTGACGACTTACTGATTCAGATGTTAGATGAGCAAAAATTTTTGGTGCAGGCACAAATCAACCTCGAAGACCTCAACGAGGTTTTGCATCTCAATTTGCCCCTGACAAGAGAATATCAAACACTAGGAGGCTTTTTGTTGTATCAGTTACAGAAAATTCCGGCCATTGGCGAAACCTTCTGTTATGAAAATCTCGAATTCACTGTGGTATCAATTGTTGGCCCACGCCTGCATCAAATTCAACTGCGACGCTTGGAGGAAGCGAGGGGAGCAGGGGAGTAG
- a CDS encoding Gfo/Idh/MocA family oxidoreductase — protein MQDSMSVAEPNLYTQRNQPRPIRIGVIGVGNMGQHHARVLSSMKDVELVGVADINVERGLETASKYKVRFFEDYCDLLPLVEAVCVAVPTRLHYAVGISCLLAGIHVLIEKPIAASISEAESLVNAAAESQCILQVGHIERFNPAFKELSQVLKTEELLALEAHRMSPYSDRANDVSVVLDLMIHDIDLLLELAASPVTKLTASGTRSLDSGYLDYVTATLGFANGIVATLTASKVTHRKIRRIVAHCKNSFTEADFLKNEILIHRQTPANSLTDHRQVLYRQDGVIEKVYTSNIQPLSAELEHFVNCVHGGNQPSVGGEQALKALRLASLIEQMALEDRVWNPLDWQSEPRVQSLTPTA, from the coding sequence GTGCAAGATAGCATGTCAGTGGCAGAACCGAATCTATATACACAGCGCAACCAGCCACGACCAATCCGCATAGGCGTGATTGGAGTGGGTAACATGGGACAACACCACGCTCGCGTGCTGAGTTCAATGAAAGATGTTGAACTGGTTGGAGTGGCAGATATTAACGTCGAACGAGGATTAGAAACTGCCAGCAAGTACAAGGTGCGTTTTTTTGAAGATTACTGTGACCTGCTACCCCTTGTGGAAGCAGTTTGTGTAGCGGTTCCCACCCGTCTGCACTATGCCGTGGGCATTAGCTGTCTGCTAGCGGGAATTCATGTTTTGATTGAAAAACCCATCGCAGCCAGTATTTCTGAGGCAGAGTCTTTAGTAAATGCGGCGGCAGAGTCTCAGTGTATCCTGCAAGTAGGTCATATTGAGCGTTTCAACCCAGCTTTTAAAGAACTGAGCCAAGTTCTGAAAACCGAGGAATTGCTGGCGCTAGAAGCCCACAGAATGAGTCCTTACTCAGATCGGGCAAACGATGTTTCGGTTGTGCTGGATTTAATGATCCATGACATCGACCTACTTTTGGAATTAGCTGCTTCCCCAGTTACAAAATTGACTGCTAGCGGTACTCGCTCCTTGGACTCTGGTTATTTAGATTACGTAACTGCCACTTTGGGGTTTGCCAATGGTATTGTTGCTACTCTGACTGCCAGTAAAGTCACTCACCGAAAAATTCGCCGGATTGTCGCCCATTGCAAAAATTCATTTACTGAGGCAGATTTTCTCAAGAATGAAATTTTGATTCACCGACAAACGCCTGCCAATTCTCTCACCGACCACCGACAAGTACTTTACAGGCAAGATGGTGTGATTGAAAAAGTCTACACCAGCAATATTCAACCTCTAAGTGCAGAATTAGAACATTTTGTCAATTGTGTACATGGTGGCAATCAACCCTCAGTAGGTGGTGAACAAGCTCTCAAAGCGCTGAGACTGGCAAGTTTAATTGAACAGATGGCGCTGGAAGATCGAGTTTGGAATCCATTAGACTGGCAATCGGAACCAAGGGTACAATCACTGACCCCGACAGCCTAA
- a CDS encoding P-loop NTPase fold protein, translated as MSNTSFWKPAYQLFKPEEPLTTPEELRNFYVQRANSPVENLITFLDMEDDPAKFLLAGHRGGGKTTELRRLEQYLNSKYTVIWIDTVTALDQYNIGYAEVVVLIGIKIFEKVIQREWGLKDDLLNDLLESLKTVVYQDEDAENTGLELPEIIKKLGLILKQGLTRKVTTTLNIRPQLSKIIERVNAIIEAAEKRNNQKLLVIVDGLDRHDQVTALEMFASPLLTQLSCHIIYAIPISLRYSPSFRQPMESFQKCLDLTNPPVFECDENLCPTTIPNQLGRDILNSVIHKRLASLGDAYKGLFNPDALELISEKSGGVMRDLVRLARTACEVSLRLNLIYVNLDVAKEAVQEVRREYNLSDYHFSELDKVHRTGCLTTNTHSLPNKGQFVICDELLQNKFVLGYYDRSKKSWFDVNPILLEDLQRWQAANSPQK; from the coding sequence ATGAGTAATACCAGTTTTTGGAAGCCTGCTTATCAGCTTTTTAAGCCAGAGGAACCGCTTACCACACCTGAAGAACTGAGAAATTTTTATGTCCAGCGAGCCAACAGTCCTGTAGAGAATTTAATCACTTTCTTGGATATGGAAGATGACCCAGCTAAATTTTTACTAGCAGGTCACAGGGGTGGTGGCAAAACTACAGAATTGCGGCGATTAGAACAATATTTGAACAGCAAGTATACAGTAATTTGGATTGATACTGTAACTGCTCTCGACCAGTACAACATTGGCTATGCTGAGGTTGTAGTCCTAATTGGAATTAAAATTTTTGAAAAAGTTATTCAACGAGAGTGGGGTTTAAAAGACGATTTATTAAATGATTTACTCGAAAGTCTCAAAACTGTAGTTTATCAAGATGAAGACGCTGAAAATACTGGTCTTGAACTCCCAGAAATTATCAAAAAACTGGGTCTAATTCTTAAACAAGGTTTAACTCGGAAAGTTACTACAACTCTCAATATTCGTCCACAGCTTAGTAAAATTATTGAGCGAGTTAACGCCATCATAGAAGCTGCTGAGAAAAGAAACAACCAAAAGTTACTGGTGATTGTAGATGGTCTTGACCGACACGATCAAGTTACAGCCTTGGAAATGTTCGCTAGTCCACTGCTGACTCAGCTAAGTTGTCATATTATATATGCGATTCCGATTTCACTCAGGTATTCTCCAAGCTTTCGTCAACCAATGGAAAGCTTTCAAAAATGTTTAGATTTAACTAATCCACCAGTATTTGAGTGCGATGAAAATTTATGTCCTACTACAATCCCTAATCAACTTGGTAGAGACATTCTTAATAGTGTAATTCATAAGCGTTTAGCAAGTTTGGGTGATGCTTATAAGGGTTTATTTAATCCAGATGCGCTAGAACTAATTTCGGAAAAAAGTGGCGGTGTGATGCGTGACTTAGTGCGACTGGCTCGTACAGCTTGTGAAGTTTCTTTAAGACTAAATTTGATATATGTAAACTTAGATGTTGCGAAAGAGGCTGTGCAAGAAGTACGCAGAGAATATAATTTGAGTGATTACCATTTTTCCGAACTAGATAAAGTTCACCGCACAGGTTGCTTAACTACTAACACCCATAGTTTGCCTAACAAAGGTCAGTTTGTGATTTGTGATGAGCTTTTACAAAACAAATTTGTATTAGGTTATTACGATCGCAGTAAAAAATCCTGGTTTGATGTGAACCCTATTCTATTAGAAGATTTACAGCGTTGGCAAGCTGCTAACTCTCCCCAAAAATAG
- the pyrE gene encoding orotate phosphoribosyltransferase: protein MTYPTETLTHSDIWATTPDLTTLRHKLLDLFSQRAYQEGDFVLASGLRSSYYVNKMQVTLHPQGALAVGRLLFPLLPVDTQAVAGLTMGADPMVTAVSIVSVYENRPIPALIIRKEAKGYGTKAYIEGPTLPEGAKVVVLEDVVTTGQSALKAVERLKDAGYTVNQIISLVDRQQGGGELYQSAGLKFETLFSIQEVQERYRQLAKS from the coding sequence ATGACGTATCCTACTGAAACTCTTACCCACTCAGATATTTGGGCAACCACTCCTGATTTGACAACCTTGCGCCACAAGCTACTAGATTTATTTTCTCAACGGGCTTATCAAGAGGGTGATTTTGTTCTCGCTTCTGGGCTACGTAGTTCTTATTATGTCAATAAGATGCAGGTAACACTCCATCCCCAAGGAGCTTTAGCTGTTGGACGATTGTTGTTTCCTTTACTACCTGTAGATACTCAGGCTGTAGCAGGTTTAACGATGGGGGCTGATCCAATGGTGACAGCAGTCAGTATAGTTTCTGTTTATGAAAACCGGCCCATACCAGCGCTGATTATTCGCAAGGAAGCCAAGGGTTATGGGACGAAAGCTTATATAGAAGGCCCCACTTTACCAGAGGGTGCAAAAGTAGTAGTTTTAGAAGATGTGGTGACAACTGGGCAATCTGCTCTCAAAGCAGTTGAGCGTCTTAAAGATGCAGGTTATACCGTTAATCAAATAATTTCCCTGGTAGACCGACAACAAGGTGGAGGTGAGTTGTATCAGTCAGCCGGGTTAAAGTTTGAAACTTTGTTTTCGATTCAAGAAGTTCAGGAACGCTATCGACAACTGGCGAAATCATGA
- the argF gene encoding ornithine carbamoyltransferase, whose protein sequence is MAALLGRDLLSLADISSTEVQELLQLATQLKSQQLKLQCNKVLGLLFSKASTRTRVSFTVAMYQLGGQVIDLNPNVTQVSRGEPLQDTARVLDRYLDILAIRTFAQQDLETFAHYAKIPVINALTDAEHPCQVLADLLTVQESFNTLAGLTLTYVGDGNNMANSLMLGCALVGMNVRIATPSGYEPDSKIVEQARAIANNKTEVLVTHDPELAAKGSTVLYTDVWASMGQESEADNRMPIFQPYQISEQLLSLADPEAIVLHCLPAHRGEEITEAVIEGSQSKVWEQAENRLHAQKALLASILGAE, encoded by the coding sequence ATGGCAGCATTGCTCGGACGAGATTTATTAAGTCTAGCGGACATCAGTTCTACGGAAGTTCAAGAACTCCTGCAATTGGCAACTCAACTTAAATCACAACAACTGAAGTTGCAATGTAATAAAGTTTTGGGGTTGTTGTTCTCCAAAGCTTCTACTCGCACACGGGTAAGTTTTACTGTGGCGATGTACCAACTGGGTGGACAGGTAATCGATCTTAACCCTAATGTCACTCAGGTTAGCCGTGGAGAACCTTTGCAGGATACGGCGCGGGTGTTAGACCGATATCTGGATATTTTGGCAATTCGCACTTTTGCCCAGCAGGATTTAGAAACTTTTGCTCATTATGCCAAAATTCCGGTGATTAATGCACTTACTGATGCAGAACATCCTTGTCAGGTATTGGCGGATCTATTGACGGTTCAAGAAAGCTTTAATACCCTTGCTGGGTTAACTTTAACCTACGTGGGTGATGGGAATAATATGGCTAATTCTCTGATGTTGGGCTGTGCGTTGGTAGGGATGAATGTCAGAATTGCCACCCCTAGCGGATATGAGCCAGATTCTAAGATTGTAGAACAAGCAAGAGCGATCGCTAATAACAAAACAGAAGTCCTTGTCACTCATGATCCAGAATTAGCAGCTAAGGGTTCTACTGTACTTTACACTGATGTTTGGGCAAGTATGGGGCAAGAATCTGAAGCCGATAATCGGATGCCAATTTTCCAGCCTTACCAAATTTCGGAACAGCTATTGAGTCTTGCTGATCCAGAGGCAATTGTTTTACACTGCTTACCAGCCCATCGTGGTGAAGAAATTACTGAGGCAGTTATTGAAGGTTCTCAATCAAAAGTTTGGGAACAGGCAGAAAATCGCTTACACGCTCAAAAAGCTTTGCTTGCGAGTATCTTAGGGGCAGAGTAA